The sequence ATGGCCTGATGTCGTCGAAAATCTCGCCGACTGCAATATCGGGCAAAGAGGATAACGCCTGTCTAGCCGCGCAGATTGCATCGGCTCCGATATCGAGGATGCGGCTGGCATCGGTCGAGCGCTTATCGACAAGAAGCGAAATATTGTGGCGATAGGTTTCAGGTATAAGGGGCATATAGTCATCCTTTTCAAAATGAATGGGTTGGTGATTTGTCCGGCCGACACCGTGGCTGGTCGGACAAATCTCAGACCACACTGTGGCTACTGCTGGGGATCGGGTTTTGGGATGGCAATCGGCGCAGGGATAATCATCCCGGACATTTGACGGTCTAATGTCCTGGCAGGCAGGGCTTGTCGTTTGAGCAGATTGGCATATTCTTCTGCGCGCTCAACGTTGGTGGCATGGATAAGAGCTCTAAGGCGTTCCAACTGAACGAGCTCGTCACCAACCAACCGACCAAGGACTGGTGTTCCACCCTTGTTGAGTGCAAAGCCTTCATGGTTGACAGAGACAATCACAAGGCCACGCAGATTGTAGACTGTCGGCTGCGTGAGACCTGCAGCACCAAAGGCGGCAGAATGCTCGACGCGGATTTGGGGGCCGTGGTTAAAAGTTGTCCCGATGGCTTGCCCCCGTGCGAGGGTCAGATAACGGGTGCCGACATAGATTGCCTCGTCAACGATAAGACATGGCAATGGCTCATTTGCGGGCTGTCGATCTTTGTCGTAATGGTATCCGGGCATAGCGAAAGCAACAATGTCGCCACAGCTGACAGTGTCTTGCCAATTGCTGGCGTGCTTCGTGGATGGAATATTTTCGCTGGTCATCAATATCTCCGACCTGGGTTGAAGGGATTTTGACACCTGCCTTTCCTGGTTTCTCTTTCTGGCGAACCGGATCGGGCGCGGCGTCACCAGACCCGCTGCGCACAATCCGGTTGCCATCCGTCAGAGGTTTTTGATCTCATGCTGATTGGTGGGATCAGCATGAGATCAGGGAGCTTGCAGTTTAAGGGAAAGAGCCTCGAGAAAACCGCCGCCAAGAGGTTGTCTCGAGTCCGGCTGAAGGCCGCCAAGGGGATCCAAGGTGGGCATGGCAATCGCTCCCTTGGCCGGAGTTGGTCTGGCAGAGAGGATCGTCTGCCAGTCGCCAGACAGGCCCGTCGGAGACGAGTGGGAGATCCAAGAGGATGGGCGCGATAGCCCCCTCTGGTCCGGCTGATGGCCCCGGTTGGGTTTGGGTAGGCGGCGCGCTACCCATGCGGCGATATCATAGCCGCTGGGGTCGAGGGCTCACCCTCGCGAACGGCAAGTGACAGTCAGACCGTCAGGGCTCTGTCACTTGCTTAGTGAGTAGGAAGGAACAAAAAAATATAGCGCTGTCTAGACAGCATCATTTTCGTCATTTGATCTTTTCTTCCAGCGAGATTTTGCCAGGACCCCATCTCCCTCCACGTGATAAACGTGGAGAAGCGAAGCATGGACGACGAATTTCCGATCGTGTTGAGAATGGAAGCAAGGATGCCCGTTAGTCTCGGAGCGATGCTCATGCATGCCGAGCGGAAGGGGGGTGATCTTGAGCACTGTGAAGTCGATCGACGTGATCAGACGATTTGGTATGACGAAGTTGGTCCACATGACTTTGTCAAAGCAGTCAAAGACGAGATCGCGAAAATGTCCCAATCCAATTTGGTCAACGCTCTTGAGGCGATGGACAAGAACCGGAGGTTCGCTGATCATGCCAAAAGAAAAAAGGAAGGGGTGAAGCCACCATATCGCGAAGCTGAGAACGGGCCTCTGCGCGAAGTCATTCTGACAGCCAATGCGCAGTATTTCTATGCCGATCCAGACGACCCCGACCCCTACCGAGCGCACCGGACGACCAAGGATGGCGATCGCGAAACTGTCTATTTATCGCGCAACAAGATCGAGGCATTTAATAAGAGAGGTCTTGAGTTCTTCGCAGAACATTTTCCGGGTCAACTCCGGCATCTTCGACTTGATATGGATGAAGAGGTACCACACTTCCACGCTCTCATAATGGTGACGAAAGTCACGAACAGTAAGCGGCGCGGAGAACAGACCAATATTGTGCCAAGTGCCAATCCGTACATTCGTAACTATGAGTGGGCACAGAATGCGGCCGGTGAGTTCTTCTCAACAATTGGTCTTGTCCGTGGCGAGCGTCGAGCTGAAGCGAGACGTAAGGCCAAGGAGCTTGATAACCCGGCCCCCGAAGACAGGGAGCATGTTTCGCCAGCCGAACATCGCGCGGAACGCGCTGAAGCAATAAGGCAGAAAGAAGTCGATGTCGAAGAGCGTTTATTTGAGGCGTGTCAGAACCTGGAGGAGGCAACACAGATTGCCGATGATGCCGAAGTGAGAGCGGAAAACACCAAACAAAAAGCGGTGGAAGCTGCAGATAATATCCGGCAGGAGGCTGATGCCACCAGAAAAGAAGCAAAACAGGAGGCAGATGAAATTCGGGCCAAGGCGTTGCGCCAAAAAGAACTGAATGAGCAGTATATCGAGAGATACGACGATGCTCTTGAAGCAGGCTTGGCCGCTGTCGATGATGAGACGATCCGCTACAAGCCGGCTGTTGCCAAAGATCAGGATGACAATCTCGTCTTTGGCTCAAATGCCCCACAAAGTAAGCAGGATAGGAATGATCTCTCCGCTACCCTGAGACCAGCTTTGAAAGTGATCAAGAAATACGCCCGGCGAATCTGGAGCTCAGAAGCGGCTCAGTGTGAGCGCCAATTCAAAGCGGATCCTTCACTGGTCAATGTAGAGGTGACATATAACCCTGATGCAGAGCCTCAGTCTGACGATATTCTGAAAATGGACGTCAAGGTCAGTCTTGACGAGATCAAGGGCCTGTCAAAGCCAATGAAGCGGATTCTCGGCGGCATCGCGAATGTCATTGCTACGCAGGTTGGCAACGCCGCGATCAAGTTGGCGCGATCAAAACTGCGGGATGAATTCGACGCCCTTAAGGCATATCGTGTCCAGCACCGACAGCAATATGGCACCGTTGATCCAAATGCCGAAGCCAAAATGTCTCTTCGGGAACAGGGCCTGGAAAACATGATGGCCAAGGCGCCAGATCCGCGTAATGCAGAGCGACATGCAAGACAGGATCGCAAGGCAAAAGGTGACAAGATGGATCGATAGCCTAGTATCACCAATGTCGTTGATGTCAGCCTTTCCTGGTATTGCAGAGCAATGTTATGCAGAGGGCTGATAGCTCGGCCAAGATTCCAATATATAGTGGAACCAAGAGATCGGGCGCATATGGGTCAGTTCGAAACCGTTGCAGGACTTTCGCGATCCGCTCTACCACCGTTTCGTCTGATGACGGTAAATCCTCGTGATGACTGTCCGCTTTTCTTGCTGCTTCAATGGCCTCCGCTGCCATTGCCTCTGCTTGATTATATTGCCGTTCATATTCTGCGGCCTTTGGCCCGCATTTGTCGCGTCGACATTCCGCCTCCCATTCATCATGGTAAAGCGCTGCAGCCCTCTTTTTCTTGTTATATGTGATAATATATCCTTCAATGATGGCTGCCTGCTTCTCCCTCATGTCCACTTCGTCCGTCGCTTGCTGCAGAGGCACGGATAAGAGCGTGGTGGTTGAAAGAATGGATATCGGGGTCGCGACGGTGATGTATAGAACCAAGAGGCTGGCCAGGGACCGTCGGTGGTTTCGGGCGCATCGCAGCGCGCCACCTATCGCTGTTGATCGGCAAAGGTCCAAAATTATCATAAGAGCCATAATCGTATAACTTGTTGCAGGATCGCTCCCTCCAATCTCGCGGCCCAATCGAGCGTTGATGACCATCAAGGCGACCCAGATCATTGTGCAGATGACCTGCAAATAACTTATTCGCCATATTGTCTTTGTTGGTGGCTGCGTTTGCGAGGAGGTCAAGGTGCTTGGGGAAACGATTGTTTCAGGCGACGCAGTTGGTATCGGTGAATTCTTCGGGGCCTGCTCCCACAAATTGGACTGCTTGTTGTGGCGTATCAAGCCTCGTTCTTTGGCTTTCTGCATTGCGCCCCGCGCCATATTGCAATCGACCGAAGCCTCCAGTCCGGCGGCTTCAAGAGCGTCGCTGAATGCTCGCTTTGTAAAGGCTTTAGGCAGTTGGGCCAATGCGGCTTCGACTTGGTGCAGATAAATCGGTGTGCCAGCGAAGGTGCCGAAGAGATCATCTGGTTCTTGCCCGGTGGTCGGGTAAGATGTGCCATTGTTCATTCTATTCTCCTAATCAAGACATCAGTTGTTTGACCGGAAGGGCGAATGCCCTTCCGAAAAGGAAATAGAAAGAATTCCCGCGATCAAAAAAGTTTATGCAGATTACTGCTGGAAGATAGCTTCACAGGTGATGTTTGTGCTCAGTTCGTGATAGCTGTCCGTGCATCAAAAGGTGATCGTGACGGCCAGAAACGCACCTGATCAATGACGCGTTGGAACCAAAAGCCGCGACAAGCATCACGTAGGTGCTGATGGTTCGAGGCGGGTGTCTGAAGGCATTGATAAAGCCCGACATGACAGCTGGATCAAACGGATCGTTCGTCACAGACAAGGTCTAGGCTTTGACAACTGCTGGTGATACGCAATTCAGGCTGGATGGACAGGAGGGATGGGTTGATTGCCAGTAAATGACCGAAATGCCGCTATCGTGTTCTGCGTCATGCTGTCATGACAACCGTCAGGACTGTCATAACAATCATCAGAACACCCCGCCGACCATCATGCCTTGCGAATGTTCGGACTAGTGGATCTTATGATGGCCATGCTGATGTGGATGCGCAATTGGTTGGCTGCATGCTTTGTGGTCAGGAAATTGCTGACGACGCTGGTGACGATCAGTCTCTCATCACATTTGTCACAAAGACGGTCTGCCGTCGCATGGCAATCGGAGTATCTGTTCCGCTCCTGTTTGAACTGCCATCATAATAAGTAGCCAGTCCGTCATGACGTTACGAAATGTGCCTGACATCCATCAGAAGAATCCTGACAACGTGATGACGAATGTGATGCCACGAACAAAGCAAGGTCTTGGGTGGGCGGAGAGCCGACCTTCGCTGTTATCATTGCGAAGGGCAGCGATGCACAGCAAGCGCAAATTTCTACAAGGGTGTCTGGGTTTGGCTTGCCAACTTCGAATGAACGGCGGATAACTCCAGAAACTATTTTCAGACTTCGAAGCCGGCCTGCAAGAATTGTTGGTCTATGGCTACAACTGAGACTGCGGCAAATCCACAGGAGCGGATGTATGGGGTTAACTAACCAAAGGCAGGGACAAATAGGCGTCAACGTCGTAGAGCGTATCGTGCTCGCGGAGTGGGGCGCAAGATGGCAACCTCTTGAGGCCCATAACGATGATGCCATTGATGGCCTGATTTTTTTGGAAAAAGGAGGAGAACTGTCGGGTCAGATAGTTTTTGTTCAGATCAAATGCCTTGCCGCCCCACTGCGAAACAGCGGAAAATATGCCATCCCAATCAATGCGCCGAACTTAGCAAGAAACTTAGGTGCTTGGCGCAAGGTTGTTGGAGCGGCAATTGTGGTTCTGGTTGATCCAGAAACGCTAGTAGCTCGATGGACGGACATTAGGCCGGAGGCAACTCGAACTTCATCGCAAATCTATGTGCCGAGCAATAACCTATTCAACAAAGCAGCAAAGCATGTAATTTCTGGGTTATGTGGAACTCTTCACCAAGATCTACAGGCGCAGAAGGTACATACATTTGCAGAGGACTTTCCTCACCTCAGATGTCGTGATCACATCCAGCGTTCGTCACGCCAGGTCTATAAATCGCTACAGAATGTGCCGACACGCCTAGGGGGTAACGGTGAGCAGGTTCACTTTGATCGAGAAGGATGGAGACACATCACGCGGCCCGATCGCAGTCAACTGACCAGATATCAGAGCTTTGTATTACTGGGTGCGGTCAGAAAAATCATTGAGAGCTACAATGTCAGGCTGATCGACTCAAGCAAGCCTCTATCGAATATGCTTGATGTTTCATTCATGCAAATCGACAGCATGGTCAGCTTTCCGTTCCGCCAAACAGGACTCATCCGTTTGGTTCTGAAATGCGTCAATGTGGGAAGTAATGATAGCCCGAAGCTGAAGTTTTGGACGGTGTACGAACCGCGCCGAAAGTTGAATGGAATGGGCGTGCAAGAGCCACGACGCCCATAAACCCGAAGGCTTCGAGGGGATTTGAGCAGCTCTCACACGTCGAGACTCTACCACAGTAAAGAGCGAGAAGCCACTCAGTAGATGGACATTTTGATTTCAGCAAGACACATCATAATTCGCCTCTACTGCACATCAGATACTGTACCGCAGCCATTAGTGATATCTCAAAGCTCACCCTGGCAAGAGCAGCCTGTTCAGATGGATTGAGATCATTTCCCGTTTGGATGAGATATTTCTCTTCACACTGCGTGGCTACATAAAACAGCGAAAGTCATAGATACGATTTACCATCTGTGGGTTTTGTTGAAGAATGTCCGCAAAGGCCTTGGAATACACCAATGTGACAGGAAGTTTTTTGTAGAGGGTGTTGTTGTTCCAGTCCATCTTGGTTAGCCC is a genomic window of uncultured Cohaesibacter sp. containing:
- a CDS encoding DUF4365 domain-containing protein — protein: MGLTNQRQGQIGVNVVERIVLAEWGARWQPLEAHNDDAIDGLIFLEKGGELSGQIVFVQIKCLAAPLRNSGKYAIPINAPNLARNLGAWRKVVGAAIVVLVDPETLVARWTDIRPEATRTSSQIYVPSNNLFNKAAKHVISGLCGTLHQDLQAQKVHTFAEDFPHLRCRDHIQRSSRQVYKSLQNVPTRLGGNGEQVHFDREGWRHITRPDRSQLTRYQSFVLLGAVRKIIESYNVRLIDSSKPLSNMLDVSFMQIDSMVSFPFRQTGLIRLVLKCVNVGSNDSPKLKFWTVYEPRRKLNGMGVQEPRRP